From a single Lolium rigidum isolate FL_2022 chromosome 7, APGP_CSIRO_Lrig_0.1, whole genome shotgun sequence genomic region:
- the LOC124678854 gene encoding uncharacterized protein LOC124678854: MARKDLFSRRRRRRAARVEDRLSDLPDDLLLHILGRLDTRSALRAAALSSRWAHLPRELSDLDLKVTDALPPRYHRCLDLLHEAMHSDGLRESIRGLETIAKRYERRAMRAMVSSVRNLRSSRAHRRARRLSLEIFQFCTSAGINRLVADAVDSWRVEDLEVVAKSTGPTLLRHPVYRFPCGRISSKPGDSRLRSLKLVNCLPPSLEGFTALTKLVLRDLPSSTPVAVYQGVVAACPQLRVLHLVSCQFERKKARWLVLDAPMSEIRELIVEGELMAVKLRSLPKLESLTSVDADVQLCSDAVPCLAHVSLVFSICPLYYWILNHLISMFMLVLKDAISISSLILRFMGPEMWISRNKSPFPRMPNLKKLLVADVPSSWDVSWPHVLIRAAPLLESLHVHVSQCEHEEQEPSQHASCAQPLASQRHCHLKELVVVGFERMSMQLIHLVRFTVDTSTVLCRVALLKRGHVEYKGPWDWEMVSQQSTWSNEDKLAVLDGIGSSAAQIEVVLG, from the coding sequence ATGGCTAGGAAGGATCTCTTctctcgccggcggcgccggcgcgctgCCCGCGTTGAGGACCGCCTTAGTGACCTCCCCGACGACCTGCTCCTCCACATCCTCGGCCGTCTCGACACCCGCAGCGCGCTCCGCGCCGCCGCGCTCTCCAGTCGCTGGGCCCACCTCCCTCGCGAGCTCTCCGACCTGGATCTCAAGGTCACCGACGCGCTGCCGCCGCGCTACCACCGGTGCCTCGACCTCCTCCACGAGGCAATGCATTCGGACGGGCTACGCGAGTCTATCCGGGGGCTAGAAACCATCGCCAAGCGGTACGAGCGCCGCGCCATGCGCGCCATGGTTAGCTCCGTCAGAAACCTCAGGTCTAGCCGAGCTCACCGGCGCGCGCGCAGGCTATCGCTCGAGATCTTCCAGTTCTGCACCTCCGCCGGCATCAACCGCTTGGTCGCCGACGCCGTCGATTCCTGGCGTGTTGAGGATCTCGAGGTTGTCGCCAAGTCCACGGGGCCGACCCTGCTTCGGCATCCGGTCTACAGATTCCCCTGTGGCCGCATCAGCAGCAAGCCCGGCGACTCCCGCCTCCGAAGTCTCAAGCTCGTCAATTGCCTGCCTCCGTCGCTCGAGGGGTTCACCGCGCTCACCAAGCTGGTACTGAGGGACTTGCCCAGCTCCACACCCGTGGCTGTCTACCAGGGCGTGGTCGCCGCGTGCCCGCAGCTAAGAGTTCTTCATCTCGTGTCCTGCCAGTTCGAGAGAAAGAAAGCCCGTTGGCTGGTATTGGACGCGCCCATGTCCGAAATTAGAGAGCTTATAGTCGAGGGCGAGTTGATGGCCGTCAAGCTCCGCTCTCTCCCAAAACTCGAGAGCCTCACTTCCGTGGACGCCGACGTTCAGCTCTGCTCCGACGCCGTCCCGTGCCTTGCGCACGTGAGCCTCGTCTTCTCGATTTGCCCACTATACTACTGGATTCTGAACCACTTGATCTCCATGTTCATGCTCGTCTTGAAAGATGCCATCAGTATCAGTAGTCTCATTCTTCGGTTCATGGGGCCAGAGATGTGGATTTCGCGGAATAAGAGTCCCTTTCCTCGGATGCCCAATCTGAAGAAGCTGCTTGTTGCGGATGTGCCTTCCTCCTGGGACGTCTCATGGCCCCACGTCCTCATCCGGGCAGCGCCACTGCTTGAGAGCCTCCATGTCCATGTCTCCCAATGCGAACATGAGGAGCAAGAGCCAAGCCAACATGCATCGTGCGCGCAGCCTTTAGCTTCGCAACGCCACTGCCATTTGAAGGAGCTGGTGGTCGTTGGCTTCGAGAGGATGAGTATGCAGCTAATTCACCTTGTGAGGTTCACCGTGGATACTTCGACCGTGCTGTGCCGTGTTGCTCTGCTCAAGCGCGGTCATGTCGAGTACAAGGGACCCTGGGACTGGGAGATGGTGAGCCAGCAAAGCACCTGGAGCAACGAGGATAAACTTGCCGTCCTTGATGGGATTGGCTCTTCGGCAGCCCAAATTGAAGTGGTGTTAGGCTGA